Proteins found in one Aspergillus chevalieri M1 DNA, chromosome 2, nearly complete sequence genomic segment:
- a CDS encoding alpha-actinin, sarcomeric (f-actin cross linking protein) (COG:Z;~EggNog:ENOG410PIF3;~InterPro:IPR011992,IPR002048,IPR014837,IPR018247, IPR001715,IPR001589,IPR036872;~PFAM:PF08726,PF00307,PF11971;~go_function: GO:0005509 - calcium ion binding [Evidence IEA];~go_function: GO:0005515 - protein binding [Evidence IEA]), with the protein MLQVEKQWINVQQKTFTKWLNDKIKVRNVFIDDLVVDLSDGVILIHLLEILGAESLGKYASRPKLRVQKFENVNKSLDFVKGRGIQMTNIGAEDVVDGNRKIILGLIWTLILRFTISDINEEGMTAKEGLLLWCQRKTACYDGVEVRDFSTSWNDGLAFCALLDIHRPDLIDYDALDKSDHRGNMKRAFDIAANEIGIPDLLDVDDVCDVARPDERSLMTYIAYWFHAFSQLERVENAGRRVEKFVNNMHGAWEMQNSYERRMKELIRTIRGQRDGWKNSSFEGTYKDAKEQARQFSLYKRNHKRQWVAEKSDLAALLGNIKTKLSTYRLRAYEPPPELTPDACDQEWELLTKDEHERSQLINETIRDIKNALRRSFADKANDFALTLKTLSLAISGLDGDVEDQLAHVQRLNDNIPPLDAFLETIAAIDEQCAEANIEENDYTTYTLDELSYELSLVKSSISKKLAFLDNQLVARNMTNLTPIQLEEFESVFRHFDRDSSNTLQELEFSAALASLGLVYDEDEMHDVYVETCGPARLQQNAGVSFEQFIRFMVSVTEDQNTAEQVFQSFKEVADGKVCLVRPGEIEKLTCALQPYVTEIDLRHSLIPDEVIEHLVQTMPPHDGPDLMEDRDLPKYDYISFMEKLMEANNNNDGMSGVSANGD; encoded by the exons ATGTTGCAGGTCGAGAAGCAATGGATTAATGTGCAGCAGAAGACATTCACCAAATG GCTTAATGACAAGATCAAGGTTCGAAATGTCTTTATCGATGATCTCGTGGTCGACCTCTCCGACGGT gtcatcctcatccacctCCTGGAAATCCTCGGTGCAGAGTCGCTGGGTAAATACGCCTCGAGACCCAAGCTCCGCGTGCAGAAATTCGAAAATGTCAACAAGAGTCTCGATTTCGTTAAGGGAAGGGGGATCCAAATGACCAACATTGGAGCGGAAGATGTGGTTGATGGAAATAGGAAGATTATCTTGGGTCTGATTTGGACGCTTATTTTACGGTTCACCATCAGCGATATTAACGAAGAGGGTATGACCGCCAAGGAAGGTCTGTTGCTGTGGTGTCAGAGAAAGACGGCTTGCTACGACGGCGTCGAGGTTCGCGATTTCTCTACAAGCTGGAACGACGGCCTGGCGTTCTGTGCCCTCCTCGATATTCATCGTCCCGACCTGATCGACTACGATGCTCTCGACAAGAGTGATCACCGCGGAAACATGAAACGTGCTTTCGATATTGCGGCCAACGAAATTGGTATCCCCGATCTGCTCGATGTCGACGATGTTTGTGACGTTGCGAGACCCGATGAGCGTTCGCTGATGACCTACATCGCCTACTGGTTCCATGCCTTTTCTCAGCTGGAGAGAGTGGAAAATGCCGGTCGTCGTGTGGAGAAGTTTGTCAACAACATGCACGGAGCGTGGGAGATGCAGAACTCGTACGAACGACGAATGAAAGAACTCATCCGCACGATCCGGGGGCAACGTGATGGATGGAAGAACTCTTCCTTTGAAGGGACCTACAAAGACGCCAAGGAGCAGGCTCGCCAATTCTCGCTTTACAAGAGAAACCACAAGCGTCAATGGGTTGCAGAGAAATCGGACCTGGCCGCTCTCCTCGGCAACATTAAAACCAAGCTCAGTACCTACCGGCTGCGTGCCTACGAACCCCCACCGGAGCTTACCCCAGACGCCTGCGACCAGGAGTGGGAGTTACTGACAAAGGATGAGCATGAACGTAGTCAACTCATCAACGAGACCATCCGAGATATCAAGAACGCCCTGCGTCGCTCCTTTGCGGACAAAGCCAATGACTTCGCCCTTACCCTGAAAACCCTCTCTCTTGCCATTTCCGGTCTCGACGGTGATGTAGAAGATCAATTAGCGCATGTCCAGAGGCTCAACGACAACATCCCTCCCCTCGATGCCTTCTTAGAGACCATTGCCGCAATAGATGAGCAGTGCGCGGAAGCCAACATTGAAGAAAACGACTACACCACATACACCCTAGACGAACTCTCGTACGAGCTGAGCCTGGTCAAATCCAGCATCTCCAAGAAACTAGCGTTCCTGGACAACCAGCTTGTGGCCCGGAACATGACGAACCTGACACCAATTCAGCTGGAGGAATTTGAATCTGTATTCCGGCATTTCGACCGCGACTCGTCCAACACACTGCAAGAGCTGGAATTCTCCGCTGCTTTGGCCAGTTTGGGTCTTGTGTACGATGAGGACGAGATGCATGATGTTTACGTTGAGACGTGTGGACCCGCTCGGCTTCAACAGAATGCTGGCGTCAGTTTCGAGCAGTTTATTCGGTTTATGGTCAGTGTCACGGAGGATCAGAACACGGCAGAGCAGGTTTTCCAAAGTTTCAAGGAGGTTGCAGATGGAAAGGTATGTTTAGTCCGCCCTGGGGAAATTGAGAAACTAACATGCGCCTTGCAGCCCTATGTCACAGAAATCGATCTTCGACACTCCCTAATTCCGGACGAAGTTATTGAACACCTTGTCCAGACAATGCCGCCGCATGATGGTCCCGATCTTATGGAAGACAGAGATCTTCCGAAGTACGACTACATCAGCTTCATGGAGAAGTTAATGGAagccaacaacaacaatgatGGCATGAGCGGGGTGTCTGCCAACGGAGATTAA